In a genomic window of Sphingomonas lutea:
- a CDS encoding autotransporter outer membrane beta-barrel domain-containing protein, whose translation MVEVLDGGNATELAFAAALDTLRNGYYDKLFNLYGNVDWMNGGQLSATFAALSPVNMVQETRSMQDRQSARFLGNVSDRLSLMGTGRASGISFTGGASALAQSREGMSASAQLGLTEGNSVTVAAPNGLSGFVSMGGDTIGSTYGDNDRAGAGQYSRYFASGIEAPFGDAMIGTAVGYAETRAMIGQDESSTKVTQAAAYASLPVGKSAYVGGTVAAERSVSDANRMTTDTTSMFRLSGATSSARYMANLEAGVRKAIGSGLYLNPRAQLGFSHYALGGFREAGVRRRCRSTRSRSTGSRAASAPSSTVRRASARGRFVRACRPTMCGCCRVRMPGCRSRSRRRGT comes from the coding sequence TTGGTCGAAGTTCTCGATGGCGGAAATGCCACCGAGCTGGCGTTTGCGGCGGCGTTGGATACGCTTCGTAACGGCTATTACGACAAGCTGTTCAACCTGTACGGCAACGTCGACTGGATGAACGGTGGCCAGCTGTCGGCCACGTTTGCGGCGCTGTCGCCGGTGAACATGGTCCAGGAGACGCGCTCGATGCAGGATCGGCAGAGCGCGCGCTTCCTTGGCAATGTCAGCGATCGTCTGTCGTTGATGGGCACGGGCCGTGCGTCGGGCATCAGCTTCACCGGCGGTGCGTCGGCGCTGGCGCAGAGTCGTGAAGGCATGTCGGCGTCGGCACAGCTTGGGCTGACCGAGGGCAACAGCGTCACCGTAGCGGCGCCGAACGGTCTGTCGGGCTTCGTCTCGATGGGCGGCGACACGATCGGCTCGACCTATGGCGACAACGACCGTGCCGGCGCGGGCCAGTACAGCCGTTACTTCGCTTCGGGTATCGAAGCGCCGTTCGGCGATGCGATGATCGGGACCGCGGTCGGCTATGCCGAGACGCGGGCAATGATCGGCCAGGACGAGTCGAGCACCAAGGTCACGCAGGCCGCGGCTTATGCCAGCTTGCCGGTTGGCAAGTCGGCATACGTCGGCGGCACCGTCGCGGCCGAGCGCTCGGTCAGCGATGCCAACCGGATGACCACCGATACCACCTCGATGTTCCGCCTGTCGGGTGCGACCAGTTCGGCGCGGTACATGGCCAATCTCGAGGCCGGCGTGCGCAAGGCGATCGGCTCTGGCCTGTACCTCAACCCACGCGCGCAGCTTGGCTTCAGCCACTATGCGCTGGGCGGGTTCCGCGAGGCGGGGGTGAGACGGCGCTGTCGCTCGACACGCTCAAGGTCAACCGGATCGAGAGCCGCTTCGGCGCCAAGCTCGACGGTGCGACGAGCATCGGCACGTGGTCGGTTCGTCCGAGCCTGCAGGCCGACTATGTGCGGTTGCTGTCGGGTGCGGATGCCGGGTTGCAGGTCGCGTTCGCGGCGGCGCGGGACATGA